Proteins from a single region of Pangasianodon hypophthalmus isolate fPanHyp1 chromosome 7, fPanHyp1.pri, whole genome shotgun sequence:
- the c1qtnf2 gene encoding complement C1q tumor necrosis factor-related protein 2 — MGSGIARERDLRHSCVVHSLFLATCLLSLSFVVTVKSGVRKEHNFTIHSSQLACSLPGPPGSPGSPGPAGPSGGAGRMGSPGSDGQDGKDGDKGDKGEKGEPGRTGNPGKPGLKGRQGVIGRAGPRGLKGAQGAPGVRGPGGLKGEMGDLGEAGVPGGCDCGKQARSAFSVAISKSYPKERTPIRFDRILMNEGGHYNASSGKFTCAVPGVYYFSYDITLANKHLAIGLVHNGQYKIKTFDANTGNHDVASGSTVLRLKKGDQVWLQIFYSEQNGLFFDPFWTDSLFTGFLIYADQIPKRNISAASSGSS, encoded by the exons ATGGGGTCTGGCATCGCACGTGAACGAGACCTGCG TCACAGCTGCGTCGTGCATTCACTCTTCCTGGCCACTtgcctgctgtctctctcttttgttgTAACTGTGAAATCTGGTGTGAGGAAAGAACACAACTTCACCATTCACTCGTCTCAGCTCGCATGCAGTTTGCCCGGGCCTCCAGGATCACCGGGCAGCCCGGGGCCTGCGGGGCCCAGCGGGGGGGCAGGACGGATGGGTTCACCAGGCTCTGATGGACAGGATGGCAAGGATGGGGACAAGGGTGATAAAGGAGAGAAAG GGGAACCAGGTCGCACAGGGAACCCTGGAAAACCAGGACTGAAGGGTCGCCAAGGAGTTATAGGGAGGGCGGGGCCGAGAGGTCTGAAGGGGGCGCAGGGGGCACCTGGTGTGCGTGGACCGGGAGGGCTGAAGGGTGAAATGGGAGATTTGGGTGAAGCTGGCGTCCCTGGTGGGTGTGATTGTGGGAAGCAGGCACGCTCAGCCTTCTCAGTCGCAATTAGCAAGAGTTATCCCAAGGAGCGCACGCCCATCCGCTTCGACCGCATCCTGATGAACGAAGGCGGCCATTACAACGCCAGCAGCGGCAAGTTCACCTGCGCTGTCCCAGGTGTGTACTACTTCAGCTATGACATCACACTGGCTAACAAGCACCTGGCGATCGGGCTCGTCCACAACGGGCAGTACAAGATCAAGACTTTTGACGCCAACACGGGGAACCACGATGTAGCGTCAGGCTCGACTGTGCTCCGGCTCAAGAAAGGAGACCAGGTGTGGCTTCAGATCTTCTACTCCGAGCAGAACGGCCTGTTCTTCGATCCATTCTGGACTGACAGTCTGTTCACGGGATTTCTTATCTATGCAGACCAGATTCCTAAGAGGAATATCTCTGCTGCTAGCTCTGGGTCCTCCTGA